The Nitrospira sp. sequence CTTCTCGGATGGTATACTTTAAGGCTGAAGTGACTCGCTCCCGACGTATGAAAGTTAGGCAATGCATCACGGATTGATCCTGTTGTCCCTTACCGTCGCCGCACTCGTTTTCTCGCCGTTTCCTGCTTTCTCACATGCACCGGGAGAGCATAATTCATCAGGCGACGGAGAGGCCGCTGAGTCATCAGCGTCAGTTCCCGGACTGTGGTTCAACGAGCGACCTGATGCCGTGACAGCCCTCGAAGCGTTGCGTCGGACCGTCCGCCTTTTGCCGGATGTCCCGGATTACCGGTTGAAACTAGCCGACGCGCTTCTTCACATCGGTGATCTGGACGCTGCCATCGAAGAATGTCACTCCGCCATCAAGCTGCAGCAGGATGACGGAAACGCACATCTCCAACTTGGCCTGCTCCTCACGGTGAAACAAGACTGGCGTGCAGCTGCCTCCGCGCTGAAAGAGGCGATCAGGCTGGAACCGGCCTCGCCTCACGCCCATTACAGCCTGGGAGGTGTCCACTACTCGCTCGGCAATGTGACTGCGGCCGTTCAGTCCTATCGACGGGCGCTCGAACTGCGTCCCCACTTTCTCGATGCCCATTACCGCTTGGCGCTGCTGCTGAAAGTCACTGGGCAGACGCGAGAAGCCGCGCAACATCTGGAGACGGCGGCGGCCGGCGGAGTGCCGCAAGCTCGGTTATTTCTCGGTAACGCCTATAAAAATGGGCAGGGAGTTGAGAAAAACCTGGAGCTGGCGATTTTTTGGTGGATGCAAGCCGCTGATCTCGGCCAACAAACTGCCGCCGATGCGTTGTCCAAGGCGAGACGCCAGGCGTTATCCTCTGAGTCCACAAAACAGCATCGAATGGAATGGCAGAAAGCCTTGCGGGGCTATCGCAATGTACTATGGAACGAATTTCCCGATATCAGTCGTCCGACAGAACAGCAATCGTTGGGAAAGATTCTCCTTGAGCAGAGCCGGGCGGAAGACGCAGTTCCGGTTCTACTGAAGGAATGTTTCGCGCTGAGCGAAGAGGCGCAAGCTCAATTGGCCACACTCTATGAAACGGGATGGGACCAATACCTGAAGCCGTTCGACAAGAACATTCTCAGCTGCTTCGAATCCACCTCATCGGACGGTTTCATCCCGGCGAAGAAAGCCCTGACTCGCATCTATGCAAAAGGACTCGGGCTCGATGCCGATGTCGCAAAAGCCAAAGCGACTCTCAAAGGCATCCCGAAACAAGAAGCACAATCTCTGCTCGATGAGCTAGGCGTCCGCTAGTTCATATGCGTGATCCCAAAAACCTTTGGCGTCTGTTTCTCACGTCTGTTCCTCTGCAAGCGCTGGGCATAGGCGTACTGGCCACGCTCCTTTCAGCGACGCTGTGGTCCGCCGCCTCGGCGACCTTTACGGCGCTGGATTATGCCGCCTACGACGCCTGGCTTCGCCACCGCACAACCATCGGCGTGAATCCCTCTTTGACCGTTGTTGTTCGGGACGCAGCCAGTGAGGAACGCTTCGGCTCGGGCCCGTGGGACCGCGCCATCCTGGCACAGCTGATTGTCGCTCTACATGAAGCGGGTTCCGCCTCGATCGGCATCGACCATCGGCTGGATCATGCGAGTCCTGCTCAGCGCGGAGGAGCTGCAAGCGATACGCTCTTGCTGGAAGCTCTTCGTACGGCTTCACCCGTGGTCCTGATGTACGATACGGACTCATTCCTTCAGTCGGAGGCCGTGATCGCCGGGCACGCGGCGGTCGGGAGCGATCCTGATCACGTCTCCCGTCGCATTCCGCTGTTTATCAGGGTTGGAACTCAAACCGTACCGGCCTTCGGTTCGATGCTGCACGACGTATTTCGCCGGCAAACCGCAGCGCCCACGCAGTTGGGTTCCGGCCCTCCTGATGCGACGGTGCTGCTCAACATCGTCGGCGATGGATCACTCGCTGCTCTTCAGCCCATTCCACTGTCATCGGTCTGGGAGACGATCCAACGCCATGATGAGCCGCAACTGGAGACCTGGTTCAAAGACAAAGTCGTCGTGATTCGTTCGAGCCCCTCAAGCCCGGAAACATGGCTCTTGCCGTCCAACTCTTCGGTCGACGGCATGACCGCCCACCTCCATCACTTGAATGCCTTGCTCAACCATGAACAAATCCGTGCTCTCCATTGGTTCGGCAACTTCATCATCACCCTATTGGTGGCGTCGCTTGTCGCGTGGTGCCTCTTGCACCATCGCGGAACGATCGGCCTCTTGCTTGCCGGTGCTGTCGTCGTACTTTATGGCATACTGAGCGTCATCGTCTTGAGCACGATATCGCTCGTGACACCGGTCGCACTCCCGCTGACGACCTCCCTGTTCGTCTTCATCGGCACGACGGCCTGGGCGAATCTGACGGCAAGCACACGCCTGATCCTGATC is a genomic window containing:
- a CDS encoding tetratricopeptide repeat protein; amino-acid sequence: MHHGLILLSLTVAALVFSPFPAFSHAPGEHNSSGDGEAAESSASVPGLWFNERPDAVTALEALRRTVRLLPDVPDYRLKLADALLHIGDLDAAIEECHSAIKLQQDDGNAHLQLGLLLTVKQDWRAAASALKEAIRLEPASPHAHYSLGGVHYSLGNVTAAVQSYRRALELRPHFLDAHYRLALLLKVTGQTREAAQHLETAAAGGVPQARLFLGNAYKNGQGVEKNLELAIFWWMQAADLGQQTAADALSKARRQALSSESTKQHRMEWQKALRGYRNVLWNEFPDISRPTEQQSLGKILLEQSRAEDAVPVLLKECFALSEEAQAQLATLYETGWDQYLKPFDKNILSCFESTSSDGFIPAKKALTRIYAKGLGLDADVAKAKATLKGIPKQEAQSLLDELGVR